In Bacteroidota bacterium, a genomic segment contains:
- a CDS encoding TonB-dependent receptor → MKPSRYRAFVTVLFFLSLSFTFAFAGTTGKIAGRTIDKATNEGLASVNVLLAGTALGASTAADGYYSIINIPAGTYDVEFRLIGYRPYTVKAILVTADRTTRLDAILEEAPVTAGEVVVVAEKPVVDVNLTSTISTVTDKDIQALPVQELTDIVNLQAGVVDGHFRGGRAGEVQYQVNGVSVNNSYDNTSVVKIDRSLIQEVQVITGTFDAEYGQAMSGVVNTVLKSGSERFSVNAEALAGSFVYGSGGFRDLEYKFRPELLNQNYQLSLSGPTGLPQTYFLLSGRRYVFNDYYVGIRYINPLDTNGFSNLYKWLTQPNGDQKAVALAYSHEWSGLAKITNRSLPGIEIAYEALANGIEGSKLDDAFTFRFNPDGKKKQQTSSIVHGLDWTHTISGKTYYNLSVRQNYFNYHDWVFDDFYDPRYDYAGSSSGIDDIANGASFVGVDFGRFQQITNSLVLKGALTSQISRDHLVKVGGEFETSAIDFGTAGTLTYKGDTLYRYVDFPPDYPGVQHYHPVSAAAYVQDQSEWNDLTVRAGVRFEYFNARSFLPSDLANPANAIAGAPLSVPQRATKKLSLAPRVGISYPITATSAVFFSYGHFYQLPPLRDIFNNANYDKLATLQAGTGNYGTVYGNPDIKPERTVQYEFGYKHAITNFLGLNVNLFYKDIRDLLGVEFVDTYTAASYARLTNVDFGSVTGFTISLDQRQIGMVSSTLDYTWQTARGNSSDPSETATRAAAGEDPRPREVPFDWDQRHTLNATVQLSREGNFSVSTILRFGSGQPYTPAIGSGFGAALEKNSGRKPNGFTVDLRAEKSFALSGANMSFFVRVFNMLDTRYFNGDVFANTGSPDYGLFPLSQDKNKLADPTRYYAPRRIEIGISMNSAL, encoded by the coding sequence TTGAAACCGAGCCGGTACCGGGCATTCGTAACGGTTCTCTTCTTTCTCTCCTTGAGCTTCACCTTCGCATTTGCGGGAACGACCGGGAAAATTGCCGGGCGGACGATCGACAAGGCGACCAACGAGGGCCTTGCCAGCGTCAATGTCCTCCTCGCCGGGACGGCGCTCGGCGCTTCGACGGCTGCCGACGGCTATTACAGCATCATCAACATTCCCGCGGGGACCTACGACGTCGAGTTCCGCCTGATCGGGTATCGCCCGTATACCGTGAAGGCGATTCTCGTCACCGCCGACAGGACGACAAGACTCGATGCGATCCTCGAAGAAGCTCCCGTGACTGCCGGGGAAGTCGTGGTGGTGGCGGAGAAGCCGGTGGTCGACGTCAACCTCACCAGCACGATCTCCACGGTCACCGACAAGGATATTCAGGCGCTGCCCGTGCAGGAGCTCACCGATATCGTCAACCTCCAGGCGGGGGTGGTGGACGGACACTTCCGGGGCGGGCGGGCCGGAGAAGTCCAGTACCAGGTGAACGGAGTATCCGTCAACAACTCCTACGACAACACTTCTGTGGTGAAGATCGACCGCTCGCTGATCCAGGAAGTCCAGGTGATTACCGGTACGTTCGACGCGGAATACGGCCAGGCGATGAGCGGCGTCGTCAACACCGTCCTCAAGTCGGGGAGCGAGAGGTTCAGCGTGAATGCCGAAGCGCTCGCGGGAAGTTTTGTCTACGGAAGCGGGGGATTCCGGGACCTGGAGTACAAATTCAGGCCCGAGTTGCTTAACCAGAACTACCAGTTGAGCCTGAGCGGCCCGACGGGACTGCCCCAGACCTACTTCCTCCTGAGCGGGCGGCGGTATGTCTTCAACGATTACTACGTGGGGATCCGGTACATCAATCCCCTCGATACGAACGGGTTTTCGAACCTCTATAAGTGGCTTACGCAACCGAACGGCGACCAGAAGGCGGTGGCCCTCGCCTATTCCCATGAGTGGTCGGGCCTCGCGAAGATCACCAACCGGTCACTGCCGGGCATCGAGATCGCGTATGAGGCGCTCGCCAACGGCATCGAGGGGAGCAAGCTCGACGACGCGTTTACGTTCCGGTTCAACCCCGACGGCAAGAAGAAACAGCAGACCTCGTCCATCGTTCACGGGCTGGACTGGACGCACACAATCTCCGGGAAGACATATTACAACCTCAGCGTGCGGCAGAACTATTTCAACTACCATGACTGGGTGTTCGACGATTTTTACGACCCTCGGTATGATTATGCGGGGTCCAGTTCCGGGATCGACGATATTGCAAACGGGGCCTCCTTCGTCGGCGTCGATTTCGGGCGCTTCCAGCAGATAACGAACTCTCTCGTGTTGAAAGGCGCCCTCACAAGCCAGATTTCGCGCGACCATCTGGTAAAAGTCGGCGGAGAATTCGAGACCTCGGCGATCGACTTCGGGACGGCCGGGACTCTCACCTATAAGGGCGATACCCTCTACCGGTACGTCGATTTTCCTCCCGATTATCCGGGAGTCCAGCACTATCACCCCGTTTCGGCCGCCGCCTATGTGCAGGATCAGTCCGAATGGAACGACTTGACGGTCCGCGCCGGCGTCCGGTTTGAATACTTCAACGCCCGGAGCTTCCTACCGAGCGATCTCGCCAACCCCGCCAATGCGATCGCCGGCGCGCCTCTGTCCGTCCCGCAGCGTGCGACGAAGAAACTTTCCCTCGCGCCGCGCGTCGGGATTTCGTATCCGATTACGGCGACCTCGGCGGTGTTTTTTTCGTATGGGCATTTCTATCAGCTCCCGCCCCTGCGCGATATATTCAACAATGCCAACTACGACAAGCTCGCGACCCTCCAGGCGGGGACCGGCAACTACGGCACCGTCTACGGAAATCCGGATATCAAACCCGAGCGGACGGTGCAATACGAGTTCGGGTACAAGCATGCCATCACCAATTTTCTCGGGTTGAACGTCAACCTCTTCTATAAGGACATCCGCGACCTTCTGGGAGTGGAGTTCGTCGACACCTACACCGCGGCTTCCTACGCGCGCCTCACGAACGTCGATTTTGGCAGCGTCACAGGATTCACCATTTCGCTCGATCAACGCCAGATCGGTATGGTCAGCTCGACGCTCGATTACACCTGGCAGACGGCCCGCGGAAACTCGAGCGACCCTTCGGAAACAGCGACCAGGGCGGCGGCGGGAGAAGATCCGCGTCCGCGCGAGGTGCCGTTCGACTGGGATCAGCGCCATACCCTGAACGCGACCGTCCAACTCTCCCGGGAGGGGAATTTTTCCGTCAGCACGATCCTCCGGTTCGGCAGCGGCCAGCCCTACACCCCGGCGATCGGCTCGGGGTTCGGGGCGGCGCTGGAAAAGAACTCGGGGCGCAAACCAAACGGCTTCACCGTCGATCTCCGGGCCGAAAAGTCCTTTGCGCTCTCGGGCGCGAACATGAGTTTCTTCGTGAGGGTCTTCAATATGCTCGACACCCGCTATTTCAACGGGGACGTCTTTGCAAACACCGGGAGTCCGGACTACGGCCTCTTCCCGCTTTCGCAGGATAAGAACAAGCTGGCCGACCCGACGCGGTACTACGCTCCGCGCCGGATCGAGATCGGCATTTCAATGAACTCAGCCCTCTGA
- a CDS encoding PorV/PorQ family protein, which translates to MIRNLLLIGLFLLAAAWAAGQSKTGTSAGQFLLIEPSARVAGMGNAGSTIYGEIQAAYYNPAAIGLFTGSGVEFTHSLWLADIGYDFAAAGVTLGSVGNIYASITSLSSGEIDVRTVEQPLGTGERYTVTDLAFGIGYGRQVSEQFSVGLQGTYLTETIWHSSMYAFALNVGTLYRISESGLRIGASISNFGTPARFNGTDLRVLFDQNPARFGDNGSLPAELLTDEFPLPILFRVGVGIPVALNERNRVNVAFDAFHPSDNTESLSMGIEWGYDNTLFLRGGYQNLFLEDSEVGLTFGVGVQSTLDVYRVSFDYGWADHGRLKETHRFTLGIFF; encoded by the coding sequence ATGATCCGAAACCTTCTCCTGATCGGACTCTTCCTGCTTGCGGCCGCGTGGGCGGCCGGGCAGTCGAAGACGGGCACCAGCGCCGGACAATTCCTGCTGATCGAACCGAGCGCCCGCGTGGCGGGGATGGGAAATGCCGGTTCGACGATCTACGGCGAGATTCAAGCCGCCTATTACAACCCCGCCGCCATCGGGCTCTTCACAGGAAGCGGCGTGGAGTTCACGCACAGTCTCTGGCTGGCAGACATCGGCTATGATTTTGCGGCCGCCGGCGTGACACTGGGGAGCGTCGGCAATATCTATGCGAGCATCACGTCACTGAGCTCGGGCGAGATCGATGTGCGGACGGTCGAACAACCCCTTGGAACGGGCGAGAGATATACCGTGACCGATCTTGCGTTCGGGATCGGCTACGGGCGCCAGGTTTCGGAACAATTTTCGGTCGGACTTCAGGGCACGTATCTGACGGAGACGATCTGGCACAGCTCGATGTACGCGTTCGCGCTCAACGTGGGAACGCTCTACCGGATTTCGGAAAGCGGCCTTCGCATCGGGGCGAGCATCTCGAATTTCGGAACGCCCGCCCGGTTCAACGGGACCGACCTGCGCGTCCTCTTCGACCAAAATCCGGCAAGGTTCGGCGACAACGGGAGTCTTCCCGCGGAGTTGTTGACCGACGAATTCCCCCTGCCGATCCTGTTCCGGGTCGGCGTCGGTATTCCGGTCGCACTCAACGAGCGAAACAGGGTGAACGTCGCCTTCGACGCGTTTCATCCGAGCGACAACACGGAAAGTCTCAGCATGGGAATCGAATGGGGATACGACAACACGCTCTTCCTCCGGGGCGGCTATCAGAATCTTTTCCTGGAAGATTCCGAAGTCGGGCTCACCTTCGGGGTGGGAGTGCAGTCCACACTCGACGTCTACAGGGTGAGCTTCGATTACGGATGGGCCGACCACGGCCGGCTCAAGGAGACGCACCGCTTTACGCTCGGCATCTTCTTTTAG
- a CDS encoding glycosyl transferase family 36, giving the protein MNRFKTRFGSFSPDGTEYIISTPRTPRPWINVISNGDYGMTFSQAGSGYSWRTHAQLNRITRWEQDLVRDDWGKHIYLRDEKSNIWSAGWKPVCAEPESYRCRHGFGYSAIESLHDGIGTELLVFVPMEEPLEIWRLTVTNRSRRARSLSVFTYLEWGLGQAPDWHREFHKSFIETEYDPRSRAVYATKRLWEVPTPRGHWNTPWPYVAFHSSNLKPTSFDTDKETFLGMYGSTASPESVQRNRLRKSAGKGLDPVASLHSGIALKPGESKTLLYTLGAADSRSQAEGLILKYKDPGEVEAALEEVHRRWSGLLNGAVAETPDRAMDLMQNGWLKYQAISGRIWGRTAYYQTGGAFGFRDQLQDSLLWLAIDPARTLDQIRLHARHQFREGTVYHWWHPLTELGLRNQISDNLLWLPYAMNRYLLETNDFSTLDLREPWVDDSQGASLYDHCVLAIDFALTRFSPRGLPLIGSGDWNDGLSAVGLEMKGESIWLGQFLHRILIEFAAVSERRGDTGRSKRYCSRADELRANLNRLGWDGDYYYGATKDSGDKLGSSVNTEGAIWLNPQTWAIIGGVADEGRAQQCMDIVEQKLEAEIGPLLLKPAYKTPDEYIGYLTRYSPGMRENGGVYTHAATWAVIAAAMLGRGETAFRIYSKLNPVNRGKDPGRYCAEPYVTAGNIEGPDSPFYGRGGWTWYTGSAAWLFNAGFEWILGIRPAFGGLLCDPCIPRSWKGFAVRRNFRGAQYNIVVENPRHVECGVNEMWVDGELQRGGASPRSNTAPLFPAGTTHNIRVVMGSGLSS; this is encoded by the coding sequence TTGAACCGCTTCAAGACGAGATTCGGGTCATTTTCGCCCGATGGAACAGAGTACATCATTTCAACGCCCCGGACTCCCCGCCCCTGGATCAACGTCATCAGCAACGGAGATTACGGGATGACGTTCTCCCAGGCGGGAAGCGGGTATAGCTGGCGGACACACGCCCAGCTCAACAGGATTACGCGCTGGGAACAGGACCTGGTCAGGGACGACTGGGGGAAACACATCTATTTGCGGGACGAGAAGAGCAATATCTGGTCGGCCGGGTGGAAACCGGTCTGCGCCGAACCGGAGTCCTATCGCTGCCGGCACGGGTTCGGTTATTCCGCGATCGAATCTCTCCATGATGGCATCGGGACGGAGCTGCTCGTCTTTGTTCCGATGGAAGAGCCACTCGAGATTTGGCGCCTGACGGTCACGAACCGCTCCCGAAGGGCGCGTTCCCTCTCCGTTTTCACATACCTGGAATGGGGCCTCGGCCAGGCCCCCGACTGGCACCGGGAATTCCACAAATCCTTCATCGAAACGGAGTACGACCCCCGATCGCGGGCAGTCTATGCGACGAAGCGGCTCTGGGAGGTCCCCACCCCCCGCGGCCACTGGAACACTCCATGGCCCTATGTGGCCTTTCATTCCTCCAACCTCAAACCCACGTCGTTCGACACCGATAAAGAAACCTTCCTCGGGATGTACGGCTCGACGGCCTCGCCCGAGAGCGTTCAAAGAAACAGGCTGCGGAAGAGCGCGGGGAAAGGCCTCGACCCGGTCGCGAGCCTTCATTCCGGAATCGCCCTCAAACCGGGCGAATCGAAAACGCTTCTTTACACTCTCGGCGCCGCGGATTCCCGATCGCAGGCCGAAGGGCTCATTCTCAAGTATAAGGATCCCGGGGAGGTGGAGGCGGCGTTGGAGGAAGTGCACCGGCGCTGGTCGGGTCTTCTCAACGGCGCAGTCGCGGAGACGCCCGACCGTGCGATGGACCTGATGCAGAACGGATGGCTAAAGTACCAGGCGATCTCGGGACGAATCTGGGGGCGCACCGCGTACTATCAAACCGGAGGCGCCTTCGGGTTCCGCGATCAATTGCAGGACAGTCTCCTCTGGCTGGCGATCGATCCGGCGCGGACACTCGATCAGATCCGGCTCCACGCGAGGCACCAGTTCAGAGAGGGAACCGTCTATCATTGGTGGCATCCTCTCACCGAGCTGGGGTTGCGGAATCAGATTTCAGACAACCTGCTCTGGCTCCCCTACGCGATGAACCGCTATCTGCTGGAGACGAACGACTTCTCAACACTCGATCTCCGGGAACCCTGGGTCGATGACAGCCAGGGAGCGTCCCTCTACGATCATTGCGTGCTGGCGATCGACTTCGCTCTTACCCGCTTCAGTCCGAGAGGCCTTCCCCTCATCGGTAGCGGCGACTGGAACGACGGTCTCAGCGCGGTCGGTCTCGAAATGAAAGGGGAATCGATCTGGCTGGGCCAGTTTCTCCACCGGATCCTGATCGAATTTGCTGCGGTTTCAGAGCGCCGGGGAGACACCGGGCGATCGAAACGGTATTGCTCCCGGGCGGATGAATTGCGAGCGAACCTGAACAGGCTCGGGTGGGACGGCGATTACTACTACGGCGCCACGAAGGACTCGGGCGACAAGCTCGGAAGCAGCGTCAATACCGAAGGGGCGATCTGGCTCAACCCCCAGACATGGGCGATCATCGGCGGTGTCGCGGATGAGGGCAGGGCTCAACAGTGCATGGACATCGTTGAACAGAAGCTGGAAGCGGAGATCGGCCCGCTCTTGTTGAAACCGGCATACAAAACACCCGACGAATATATAGGTTATCTGACGCGCTATAGTCCGGGGATGCGCGAGAACGGAGGAGTCTATACGCACGCCGCGACCTGGGCGGTTATCGCCGCGGCGATGCTGGGCCGCGGAGAAACCGCGTTTCGGATCTACTCCAAGCTCAATCCGGTGAACCGCGGGAAGGATCCCGGCAGGTACTGCGCCGAACCGTATGTGACAGCCGGAAACATCGAAGGGCCCGATTCCCCGTTCTACGGAAGGGGGGGCTGGACATGGTACACCGGCTCGGCGGCGTGGCTCTTCAACGCAGGCTTCGAATGGATTCTCGGCATACGCCCGGCGTTCGGCGGGTTGTTGTGCGATCCGTGCATTCCACGGAGCTGGAAGGGGTTCGCCGTTCGCCGGAACTTCCGGGGAGCCCAGTACAACATCGTCGTGGAAAACCCCCGCCATGTCGAGTGCGGGGTGAATGAGATGTGGGTCGACGGAGAGCTGCAGCGCGGGGGCGCAAGCCCGAGATCGAACACAGCGCCGCTCTTTCCGGCGGGCACGACGCACAATATTCGTGTCGTGATGGGAAGCGGACTGTCATCCTGA
- a CDS encoding glucoamylase family protein yields the protein MTNHRKAGFFVASLLRMTLIALTLGASGDPLTAQVTDDQLLDTLQHSAFSFFWQEANPSNGLIKDRSASGAPCSIASVGFGLTAICIGADHGWVTREAARDRVLAALRTFWTGPQGTAPSGTTGYKGFFYHFLDMNTGVRTWNSELSTIDSGLLLAGILHTREYFNGSDSGEVQIRSLADSIYRRADWEWFRNFNAGILMGWNPGTGFAGYGQWTGYNEAMIMYILGYGSPTHPVADQLGWQQWTSGYQWQTQYGYTYVIFPPLFGHQYSHCWIDFGGIADSYMRNKGIDYFENSRRATLAQRAYCAANPGGWAGYSDTLWGITASDDTGNTYSARGAPPAQNDDGTLVPTAPISSLPFAPEEVIPVIRNLWNNYRGQLWTPYGFRDAFNLTANWWGPDIIGIDQGPIIIMIENYRTGGVWNRFMQNADIQRGLARIGFQPFAGVEDRSLAPASFELFQNYPNPFNGSTVIRYSLPSSGSVTLKIFDLLGREIRTLVNGEESIGVHAVTFSADPLSSGVYRYRLVSRGRVAVKQFILLK from the coding sequence ATGACCAATCATCGAAAAGCCGGATTCTTCGTCGCTTCGCTCCTCAGAATGACGCTCATCGCACTGACGCTCGGGGCGTCCGGAGATCCCCTCACTGCACAGGTTACGGACGATCAGCTGCTCGACACACTCCAGCATTCCGCGTTCAGTTTCTTCTGGCAGGAAGCCAACCCTTCGAACGGATTGATCAAAGACCGGAGCGCATCCGGAGCTCCGTGCAGCATCGCCTCTGTCGGGTTTGGCCTGACCGCGATCTGCATCGGCGCCGACCATGGGTGGGTGACGCGCGAAGCGGCGCGCGACCGGGTACTGGCCGCTCTCCGGACATTCTGGACAGGCCCCCAGGGAACCGCACCATCCGGCACGACCGGCTACAAAGGGTTTTTCTATCATTTTCTCGACATGAACACGGGCGTCCGGACCTGGAACAGCGAGCTCTCGACGATCGACAGCGGGCTGCTTCTCGCCGGGATTCTCCATACGAGGGAATACTTCAACGGGAGCGACTCCGGAGAAGTGCAGATCCGCTCGCTCGCCGACTCGATTTACCGCCGCGCAGACTGGGAGTGGTTCAGAAATTTCAACGCGGGTATCCTGATGGGATGGAACCCGGGGACTGGGTTTGCCGGGTACGGACAATGGACCGGCTACAACGAAGCGATGATCATGTACATTCTCGGATATGGTTCCCCAACGCACCCGGTCGCAGACCAGCTCGGATGGCAACAATGGACCAGCGGATACCAGTGGCAGACGCAGTACGGCTATACGTACGTCATCTTCCCGCCGCTCTTCGGGCATCAGTACTCGCACTGCTGGATCGACTTCGGCGGCATCGCGGATTCATATATGCGTAACAAAGGGATCGACTATTTTGAGAACTCCCGCCGGGCGACGCTCGCACAACGCGCCTACTGTGCGGCAAATCCGGGAGGGTGGGCGGGCTACAGCGACACGCTCTGGGGAATCACCGCGTCGGACGACACCGGGAACACCTACAGCGCCCGGGGCGCCCCGCCCGCGCAGAACGACGACGGGACGCTGGTTCCCACGGCGCCCATCAGCTCCCTTCCGTTCGCGCCCGAAGAAGTGATCCCCGTGATTCGCAATCTGTGGAACAATTATCGCGGCCAGCTCTGGACGCCGTACGGATTCCGGGACGCGTTCAACCTGACAGCCAACTGGTGGGGTCCGGACATCATCGGCATCGACCAGGGGCCGATCATCATCATGATAGAAAATTACCGGACCGGCGGAGTCTGGAACCGGTTCATGCAGAACGCGGACATCCAGCGCGGACTCGCGCGCATCGGCTTTCAGCCCTTCGCGGGTGTCGAGGACCGGTCGCTCGCGCCCGCCTCGTTCGAACTCTTTCAGAATTATCCCAATCCCTTTAACGGTTCGACCGTGATCCGGTATTCGCTGCCCTCTTCCGGCTCCGTCACTCTGAAGATTTTTGACCTTCTCGGCCGTGAAATTCGCACGCTCGTCAACGGAGAGGAATCGATCGGAGTCCACGCTGTAACGTTCAGCGCGGATCCTCTCTCCTCCGGTGTCTACCGGTACCGGCTCGTCTCCCGCGGCCGGGTCGCCGTCAAACAGTTCATCCTTCTCAAGTGA
- a CDS encoding glucoamylase family protein has protein sequence MRYFLLALLLIVPGSCPDRRAAQDVAGQTPQSLSDPFLDTLQARTIRWFLDVTPRATGLTPDRWPASSPSSIAAAGFALAATPIAVRHSLIGRAEAAERTRTALRFLWSLPQDNTGVHSAGYKGFFYHFIGTQTGMRAWNCELSTIDTGLLIAGVLCCQSYFDGADPAEGEIRSLADSLYRRIDWRWAMGDTSGIWMGWKPEEGWTPLTWHGYNEAMIIYILALGSPTHTVPATVWEHWTAPYVWREHEGQAYLNFAPLFGHQYSHLWIDYRGIQDDYMRAKGIDYFENSRRATYANRAYAIENPGRWQDYSDSIWGLTACDGPGDTTFDVLGRSRKFQGYSARGPSAEWTNDDGTVSPTAAGGSLPFAPEICLPALKAMERRYGGKLWTRYGFLDAFNPTYVTPSTPGGWFDRDYLGIDQGPIVLMIENLRDGFLWNVMKKNPYIVEGLKKAGFRGGWLDTAKK, from the coding sequence ATGAGATATTTCCTCCTTGCGTTGTTATTAATCGTTCCCGGCAGTTGTCCCGACAGGCGCGCGGCGCAGGATGTCGCCGGGCAGACGCCCCAATCGCTGAGCGACCCGTTCCTCGACACCCTGCAGGCGCGGACGATCAGGTGGTTTCTGGACGTCACCCCCCGCGCCACGGGGCTCACGCCCGACCGGTGGCCGGCATCCTCGCCCTCGAGCATCGCCGCCGCCGGATTTGCGCTGGCTGCGACTCCCATTGCGGTGCGGCATTCGCTGATCGGACGGGCCGAAGCCGCGGAGAGAACCCGTACGGCTCTTCGTTTTCTCTGGAGCCTGCCGCAGGACAACACGGGCGTGCATTCCGCCGGGTACAAGGGTTTCTTCTATCACTTCATCGGAACCCAGACAGGGATGCGGGCATGGAACTGCGAACTCTCGACGATCGACACCGGGCTTCTCATCGCCGGGGTCTTGTGTTGTCAATCGTATTTTGACGGCGCCGATCCCGCCGAGGGGGAGATCAGGTCTCTTGCGGATTCACTCTACAGAAGAATCGACTGGCGGTGGGCCATGGGCGACACGAGCGGGATCTGGATGGGTTGGAAACCGGAGGAAGGGTGGACCCCGCTCACCTGGCACGGCTATAACGAGGCGATGATCATTTACATCCTTGCGCTCGGATCCCCCACGCACACGGTTCCCGCGACCGTGTGGGAACATTGGACGGCCCCCTACGTGTGGCGGGAACATGAGGGCCAGGCGTATCTCAATTTCGCTCCGCTCTTCGGTCACCAGTACTCGCACCTCTGGATCGATTACCGGGGGATTCAGGACGACTACATGCGGGCGAAGGGGATCGATTACTTCGAAAACTCGCGGCGCGCCACCTATGCCAACCGCGCCTATGCGATCGAAAACCCGGGGCGGTGGCAGGATTATTCAGACTCGATCTGGGGACTGACCGCATGCGACGGGCCGGGCGACACCACGTTCGACGTCCTCGGGCGGTCAAGGAAATTTCAAGGCTATTCCGCGCGCGGTCCCTCCGCGGAGTGGACGAACGACGACGGCACCGTCTCGCCGACCGCAGCCGGGGGATCGCTCCCTTTCGCCCCCGAGATCTGCCTTCCCGCCCTGAAAGCGATGGAACGGAGGTACGGCGGCAAGCTTTGGACACGGTACGGTTTTCTCGATGCGTTTAACCCGACCTATGTTACCCCCTCGACCCCCGGGGGATGGTTCGACCGCGACTACCTCGGGATCGACCAGGGACCGATCGTGCTGATGATTGAAAACCTCCGCGACGGGTTTCTCTGGAACGTGATGAAGAAAAACCCCTACATCGTCGAAGGATTGAAAAAAGCCGGCTTCCGCGGCGGGTGGCTGGACACGGCAAAGAAGTAG
- a CDS encoding family 43 glycosylhydrolase, producing the protein MFGCYSASAQPHTYCNPMNIDYAYGPIPNFSEQGKHRTTADPVITLFKGDYYLFSTNQWGYWWSEDMLRWNFVSRRFLKPWHKVYDDLCAPATLVLGDTLLVVGSTYTLDFPVWMSTKPRMDEWKERVDSFKVGAWDPAFFLDDDGRLYLYFGSSNLYPTYGQEIDRSTFLPIGERVELIHADGETHGWERFGEYNDNTFLNPFVEGSWMNKHGGKYYLQYAGPGTEFSGYGDGVYVGSKPLGPFTYQAHNPFSYKPGGFARGAGHGSTFQDRAGNWWHISTMGISVKNNFERRLGIFPAAFDSDGVLYTNTAYGDYPFAMPGGKVNAPESLFTGWMLLNLNKPVTVSSTLGAYDPNYAVDEDIRTYWSAATGEKGEWIQSDLGRESTVRAIQINYADQDAEFLGKQQGIYHQYKLSSSLDGKAWEVLADKSANRSDIPHEYVELARPARARFVKLENIHVPTGKFAVSGLRVFGNGNGKKPGAVKNFVVLRGQSERRDAWLKWQLMDDAQGYTIYTGIQQDKLYNNIMIYGKNEYYFKGMDKNLPYYFQIEAFNENGVSARTPVIKAE; encoded by the coding sequence ATGTTCGGGTGTTACTCCGCCTCCGCTCAACCCCATACCTACTGCAATCCGATGAACATCGATTACGCCTACGGGCCGATCCCCAATTTTTCCGAACAGGGCAAGCATCGCACCACCGCCGATCCGGTGATCACGTTGTTCAAAGGGGACTACTATCTTTTTTCCACGAACCAGTGGGGCTACTGGTGGTCCGAAGACATGCTTCGGTGGAATTTCGTCTCTCGCAGGTTTCTGAAGCCGTGGCACAAGGTCTACGACGACCTGTGCGCGCCTGCCACGCTCGTTTTGGGTGACACCCTCCTGGTCGTCGGCTCGACCTACACGCTCGATTTCCCGGTCTGGATGAGCACGAAACCCCGGATGGACGAATGGAAAGAGCGGGTCGATTCGTTCAAAGTCGGCGCATGGGATCCCGCGTTCTTCCTCGACGACGACGGGCGCCTTTACCTCTATTTCGGGTCGAGCAATCTCTATCCGACGTACGGCCAGGAGATCGACCGGTCCACGTTCCTGCCGATCGGTGAGCGGGTGGAGTTGATTCATGCGGACGGGGAGACGCACGGGTGGGAACGGTTCGGCGAATACAACGACAACACGTTTCTCAACCCCTTCGTGGAGGGGTCGTGGATGAACAAACACGGCGGGAAGTATTACCTTCAGTACGCAGGGCCGGGAACGGAGTTCAGCGGCTACGGCGACGGCGTCTACGTCGGCAGCAAGCCCCTGGGCCCCTTCACCTATCAGGCGCACAACCCCTTTTCCTACAAACCGGGCGGGTTCGCCCGGGGCGCCGGCCACGGATCCACGTTTCAGGACAGGGCCGGCAACTGGTGGCACATCTCCACGATGGGGATATCGGTCAAGAACAACTTCGAACGGCGCCTGGGCATCTTCCCGGCCGCGTTCGACTCCGACGGAGTGTTATATACGAACACGGCCTACGGGGATTATCCGTTCGCAATGCCGGGCGGAAAGGTAAATGCTCCGGAAAGCCTCTTCACGGGGTGGATGCTGCTGAATCTCAACAAGCCGGTGACGGTTTCTTCGACCCTGGGAGCGTACGATCCGAATTACGCGGTGGACGAAGATATCAGGACCTACTGGAGCGCCGCGACAGGAGAGAAGGGCGAGTGGATTCAATCGGACCTCGGGCGCGAAAGCACGGTCCGGGCCATTCAGATCAATTACGCGGACCAGGACGCGGAATTCCTCGGCAAGCAGCAGGGGATTTATCATCAATACAAGCTCTCCTCCTCCCTCGACGGGAAGGCGTGGGAAGTTCTGGCCGACAAGTCGGCGAACAGGAGCGATATCCCGCACGAGTATGTCGAACTGGCCCGGCCGGCGCGGGCGCGTTTCGTCAAGCTGGAAAACATTCACGTGCCGACCGGAAAATTTGCAGTCAGCGGTTTGCGCGTCTTCGGAAATGGGAACGGCAAGAAGCCGGGGGCGGTCAAGAATTTCGTTGTGCTGAGGGGGCAGAGCGAACGGCGCGACGCCTGGCTCAAATGGCAATTGATGGATGACGCCCAGGGGTACACGATCTATACGGGAATCCAGCAGGATAAACTCTACAACAACATCATGATCTACGGAAAGAACGAGTACTATTTCAAGGGGATGGACAAGAATCTCCCCTATTATTTCCAGATCGAAGCATTCAACGAGAACGGCGTCAGCGCACGCACCCCGGTGATAAAGGCGGAATAA